The genomic region ACTAATGTTGAGATTACAGATAAACAATTAAAATCTATCATTGAATTCTTTGAAGATTATAAATTACAATTGGATGACTCTGATTAGATGATAGTTAATACATCTTTAGATGAAGTAAAAAAAAGAGAAAAAGCCCTATCAATTATTAAAAATATAGTTGAAAATAAAGGGCGTGATTTCTTATTTGATTTAACCGGATTATCTGGAGGATTTATTGCTAGTCCTTCAGAGTTAAGTCTTTTAGAAACTTATGTTGGTCCAGCTATTTTTGAAGATGCTCTTCAGGAAGTTGGAAAAGAGCATATGGGTGGTGAAAAAGTTCTGCCATTGAATAGGACTTCTTCAGGGATTTTAGCCACCATATTAACATTAGTTAAAAAGGATTCTAATGTTGTTCATTATCTGGCGAAATTGCCAGCGCATCCATCTATCCCTCGTAGTTGTAAATTAGTTGGTGCTAATTATTTTGAAACTGATGTTTTTGATGAATTTGAAATTCCGGATAATACGTCATTGGTTGTCATTACCGGTTCTACAATGGACCATCAGGTAATTGATGAGGGGGAATTTAAAAAAGTCATTGAAATGGCTCATGAAAAAGATATTCCTGTAATGGTGGATGATGCATCCGGTGCTAGACTTCGAACTGTCGTATTTAAACAAGAAAAAGCATGTGATTTGGGTGCAGATATTGCAATAACAAGTACAGATAAATTAATGCCAGGTCCAAGAGGAGGATTAATGGCAGGGCGTAAGGAATTGATTGATGAAATTAAAGTTAAAGTAAATCAATTCGGACTTGAAGCTCAGCCACCTGCAGTACTTGCCATGGTAAATGGGATTAAAAATTTCAATAGTGATAATCTGATAAAAAGTTTTGATAGAAAAGATCAATTATTTGATTTGTTATGTGAAAAATTCAATAATTTTCAAAAAACTCCAACAGGAGTCATGATTACTCCTTATGGTTTGTCTTGTGAAATTACAAGCTCTCATAATTTATCCGA from Methanobrevibacter sp. harbors:
- a CDS encoding TIGR03576 family pyridoxal phosphate-dependent enzyme, producing the protein MIVNTSLDEVKKREKALSIIKNIVENKGRDFLFDLTGLSGGFIASPSELSLLETYVGPAIFEDALQEVGKEHMGGEKVLPLNRTSSGILATILTLVKKDSNVVHYLAKLPAHPSIPRSCKLVGANYFETDVFDEFEIPDNTSLVVITGSTMDHQVIDEGEFKKVIEMAHEKDIPVMVDDASGARLRTVVFKQEKACDLGADIAITSTDKLMPGPRGGLMAGRKELIDEIKVKVNQFGLEAQPPAVLAMVNGIKNFNSDNLIKSFDRKDQLFDLLCEKFNNFQKTPTGVMITPYGLSCEITSSHNLSDNDLAFVLSLILLKNHGIITIPSVGMPGASATIRFDLSTTDAFNLDLNDLSQKIISSFDDLIKIVNNEDECKKIVF